CTTCATTTCATTGTCCTTATAAGTTGTGCGctctttcaattcttttattAGCAGATTTATGCCACAGTTGGGAAATAATGATTGGCtgtcaataaatattttggaTTTTCTCATAATAAGCAAATTTTTTCTGCACTTGTTTCCACTTTTCTGGTCCGCTATAACTAGAGAGGCTCTAATAGAAGCAGCATGGTTAATGCTTTGGCAACAGAATTTACTAGCAGGATCCAAAATCCATGAACCAAAAATTCCACAACGAACTCTGCAGGATTATCCCTCTAGAAACTAAGCATGTGGTACATAAAAGCATATATTTGTACACAGTGTAAGCTTTACATACAGGATCTTTGGcatttcttcttcaatttgAAGAGATCAAAGTTAGGATCTTAGGAGGTTCTCCCTGGTATACAATGGCAGCACAAACCCACACAGACAACATCGCTTAATCATATCAATAACTATTGGAAGATTAGTCTACATAAATGCATATCAACAGTATACGCAGAGAGAATCACTAATAGCCTCTTCAGCCCATCAAGGTCCACACTGACACAAGGGAGTGCTCCATTAACTATAATTCCAGAGGTGAGTCTTCTGGCCATGGAAAAGGCAAGGTTTACGTCTTTTAGCGTTGTGCGCTGTTTATGGGGTGTCTTTATGTGGGGCTTCAGGTGGTTGTTGTGGGACTTTAGGGCAGTGGAGAATTTAGTCATGTTTGTGGGGGTCTTTCTTGGTTGTTTCTGTTAGGGATTtgggggtgtttttttttttgggggggggggagatgTTTCTcgttctagttaggtgtttctttttgtatatttcctgtgtacttagtTGCGCCTTaagcttttaataaaattttcgattacttaccaaaaataaaaaaggtacaCACTGACACAAACAACAGCCACACATGAAATAAAAAGTTAATGAAAACTATGATTATTCATTGAATACTGGCATTCAACAATCATTGGCAGATAAATCTATGGTGAACCATCcaatatagattttttttttttttagaaaaaaaaaacaaaaaaaatcaaggaaacAACAAAAATTAGTTATAAATTTAAATACATGCATCACTCAAATACAGAAACCTAACTCAACCCGCAAAAATCAATGCAAAAGCCAGCAAAACCCACCAAacaaaactgaattaaaaaaaaaaaaaaaaaaatcaacggtTTAATACTGCATCAATCGAAAGTCAGAGCCATCTAtcagcaaaaaaaaatactcatttgAGCACACACCTGCAATAACCGACAGATTGATCATCAGTGGCCTCCTTGGCCGTGCTCCTTGGCATGCTGCTGGTGCTCAAGGTGACGGCGTTCCTCAGGGAGTGCAACCAGGTAGGAGAAGATCATCCCACCAAAACAGACATGGTAGAGAGGGTCAATGGAGTTGGTTTGGATGTACTTGGCATGGTAGTTGTCCAGCCCTCTCTGTACTGCACTCTTCACATAGTTTAGGGAAAGCATCGGCTTCACATGGCTGGGCAGTTCCTTCACCTTCAGCCCCTTGACCTCATTGTAGAAATTCCTCCACGCCATTTGCTGTGCATAGACCGCAAAGAAGAAAACTCAGAAAATTGCGATGCTTAAAGACCCCATTAATCACCATAAATAACCATACtatttttgtttagaaaattttaaCCCGGAAAAGATTTcccattaaaataaaatggggagaagaaatttttgttagaaaaagaTAAGCAAGGCTCCATTTGGTTCAGtccaatatatattttgtttttaatcaaAAATCGAAATATTGATTTGGGCATTTCATGCCGAAGCCAAGCTCTAGAATCCAACAAATGTCCAAAGCAAAATATTGACCTCAATAAGACTTATAGATCTCAACCATAGCACAATTATAAGCCTTCATTTTCACTCCTACTttcccagcaaccaaacaaacagaaaacacaatttttttttcccaattccCCAGACAATGTATTCCGTAAAACTATTTTCCGGGAAAACAAACTGGACTCATGATCGTTTCTCCTCtgcttacaatttttttcatattccCTTCTCTATAATGCCTAGGCCTTGATTCTAATGCcatgctcttttcttttcatttcatttcttcagttttctcAATAACCAAATGGAATATCAACGAAACAAATCTAaagattaaaaatttcaatCGGCTA
This DNA window, taken from Alnus glutinosa chromosome 5, dhAlnGlut1.1, whole genome shotgun sequence, encodes the following:
- the LOC133869573 gene encoding uncharacterized protein LOC133869573, with translation MAWRNFYNEVKGLKVKELPSHVKPMLSLNYVKSAVQRGLDNYHAKYIQTNSIDPLYHVCFGGMIFSYLVALPEERRHLEHQQHAKEHGQGGH